A single genomic interval of Euwallacea similis isolate ESF13 chromosome 2, ESF131.1, whole genome shotgun sequence harbors:
- the RpLP2 gene encoding large ribosomal subunit protein P2, translating to MRYVAAYLLAVLGGKVSPASADLEKILGSVGIESDGEKLKKVISELNGKSIDEVISQGLEKLSSMPAGGGAAPSAAGGAAAAPAEEKKEAKKEEKKEESESEDDDMGFALFD from the exons ATGCGTTACGTGGCTGCTTACTTGTTGGCCGTTTTAGGGGGCAAGGTCTCCCCTGCTTCTGCAGACCTCGAGAAGATTCTTGGGTCCGTAGGAATTGAATCAGACGGAGAAAAGCTCAAGAAAGTCATCTCCGAGTTGAACGGCAAATCCATAGATGAAGTTATTTCCCAAG GACTGGAGAAACTGAGTTCCATGCCTGCTGGAGGTGGAGCTGCACCTTCGGCAGCTGGAGGAGCTGCTGCTGCACCAGCTGAAGAAAAGAAAG AAGCCAAGAaggaagaaaagaaagaagaaTCAGAGTCAGAGGATGATGATATGGGCTTTGCTCTGTTTGACTAa